TCATAGCGCAGGGCATCTTGGTCATCAAGCATGGGGGCCTCCTTAATTCTCTTCCTGTTTTTCAATGTACCATAAGAATTATCCAGGTCAATCTTTTTGGCGGTCCGCCCCAATTTTTTTTAAAATATCGTCATATTAAATAGTTACAAAATAGAGACGGGGAGTAAATTTTAAATAAAAAAATTGTTTGACCTTTGGATAAAAATAATTTAATCTTCCCGGTTATTTGAAGCCCAATAGGTTTTGATCTAACAAGGGAAAAGCCCAAAGATACCTAAATGGTTGTTTTTGGATAAAATTTATCTAAATCACAAGGAGGAAAAAATCAATGTTTCAAGTTACGGTGGATGCCGACAAATGCACGGGGGATTCCAATTGCGTGGATACCTGTCCGGTAAGTGTTTTTGAACTTCAGGACAACAAGGCCGTACCCGTCAATATGGACGAATGTCTGGGGTGCGAAAGTTGTGTTGAGGTCTGTGAAACCGGTGCGATTACAGTTAAAGAAGTTTAACCGTTACGCTTAGTTATGGAACAGGCCGGGTAATTCCCGGCCTGTTTTTTTTATGGATCTTTCTTCCCTGACGCCCTCCCAAGGTCAAGCAGTCCGACATCGGGGCGGTCCTCTAATGGTTTTGGCCGGACCTGGGACCGGGAAGACCCGGACCTTAACCTACCGGCTGGCCCATTTGATGGCCGAACGAATCGCTGAAGCGGAACAAATATTGGCCATCACCTTCACCAATAAAGCCGCCGAAGAGATGCGTTCCCGGGTTGATCTGCTTTGTCGGGAGATCCCAACCCTTTCCCCTCCCTGGATTTCTACCTTTCACGGCTTTTGTTATCGTTTCCTTCTGGACCAAAGCCCCTCTCCTTCTCAACTCCTGTCCGAAAACGAGGCTTTGATTTTACTAAAGGAAACGGTCCGAGAAAAGGTTCGGGATTTCCCGGCCCAGTCTTTTAAAGAACTGGCCAGACGCATCTCCCTGGCCAAAAATGCCCTGGTCGAGCCTGAAGCCCCGGAATCCCTTCCTCTTTGGGACACCTATCCGCAATGGCCTTTGTTATATCAGGCTTTTCAGCAAAAGCTGGCCATCGGAAAATATTGGGATTTTGATGAACTTCTCCTGCAAGCCGTAATTTTTTTGGAAAAAAGTCCAGACCTCCGGGCCAGCCTTCAAGGCCGGTTTCCCTATCTGTTTATAGATGAATTTCAAGACATCAATCCGGTCCAATACCGGCTTTTTCAACTATTAACCCGAAAGGATGGGGAATGGATGGTCATTGGAGACCCCAATCAGGCCATATACGGTTTTCGCGGGGCCAGCGCCGATTTCTTTGCCCGCCTCTATCGGGAATGTCCCTCGTTGACTGAAATCGTCCTAACGGAAACCTTTCGATTGAACCAGACCCTATTGGCCGCTTCTTCTCAGGTCCTGGAGGGCTCTCCTCAAAACCGATCCATCCCTTTAATTTCCTGCCGGAAGGGCGAGCCCCGTGTGCCGGTATCTGCCCTGCCAAGTGCCGAAG
The sequence above is a segment of the Deltaproteobacteria bacterium genome. Coding sequences within it:
- a CDS encoding 4Fe-4S binding protein, translating into MFQVTVDADKCTGDSNCVDTCPVSVFELQDNKAVPVNMDECLGCESCVEVCETGAITVKEV
- a CDS encoding ATP-dependent helicase is translated as MVLAGPGTGKTRTLTYRLAHLMAERIAEAEQILAITFTNKAAEEMRSRVDLLCREIPTLSPPWISTFHGFCYRFLLDQSPSPSQLLSENEALILLKETVREKVRDFPAQSFKELARRISLAKNALVEPEAPESLPLWDTYPQWPLLYQAFQQKLAIGKYWDFDELLLQAVIFLEKSPDLRASLQGRFPYLFIDEFQDINPVQYRLFQLLTRKDGEWMVIGDPNQAIYGFRGASADFFARLYRECPSLTEIVLTETFRLNQTLLAASSQVLEGSPQNRSIPLISCRKGEPRVPVSALPSAEEEGEYIAQVIEEEMGGLNLSVGDQGFSPRASQGQSRSFADFLVLYRLHAQGDLLAKALLKKGIPFKKIQEVHWAERPEIRTCLKMLRFFLPSNISPVAAVEKILSEETFIPQPLAGEGIEALKKLRLQAAAFKGPLDEFIEILSLQTGLDSYEPDQETVKLLTLHAAKGLEFPVVIISGCEENLLPLSVLKESDPEEERRLFYVGLTRAKEKLFLTWAKKRTLFGQRLVQRSSPFLEDMGTFLNHSHCPEGTKKPVRPRKKQMSLFRK